CCTCGCCTTCTCCGAGACCTGGATGCAGGGCCAGGCACCCGGGCGCGCGCTGTGACCGAGTTCCTCCAGTACCTGGCGTCCGGCCTGGTCGTCGGATGCATCTACGGCCTGGTCGCCGTGGGCTTCACGGCGGTCTACAACGTGACCGGCATCGTCAACTTCTCGCAGGGCGACATGTCGATGCTCGGCGCGCTCGGCGCCGTCGGGCTCATCGGCCTGGGCCTGCCGATGCCGGTCGCGCTGCTGGTTTCGGTGCTGGTCGTCGGCCTGCTCGGCATCGCCGTCGAACGCATCGCCATCCGCCCCGCGGGCTCGGACGTATTGCGCGGGATCATCATCACGATCGGCATCGGCGTGGCGCTGCAGGGCATCGCGGTGATCGTGTGGGGAACCGACGCGCAACCGCTGCCCGCGTTCTCCGGCGAGACACCGATCGACATGGGCGGTGTCACCGTGCCGCCGCAGGCGCTGTGGGTGCTGGGCTGCGCCGCCGCGCTGATGCTCGCCCTCTACGTCTTCTACACCAAGACCTACATCGGCAAGGCGTTCCGCGCCTGCGCCATGAACCCGAAGGCCGCGGGGCTGATGGGCATCCCGAACACCGCGATGCGCGCCATCGGCTTCTTCCTGTCGAGCCTGGTGGGCGCCATCGCCGGTGTGATCGTGGCGCCGGTGGCGCTCATGCAGTACGACACCGGCGTGTTCCTCGGCATCAAGGGCTTCGTGGCCTGCATCATCGGCGGCTTCGGCAATCCGATCGGCGCGGCACTCGGCGGGCTCGTGCTCGGCAGCCTCGAGTCGCTGTCCACGGGCTACCTGAGCTCGGGCTTCAAGAACGCCATCGCGTTCGTGGTGCTGCTCGGCTTCCTCTTTCTTCGGCCCGGCGGGATCCTGGGGGAAATGGACACGGTGAAGCGATGAAAAAGCAGTTCGTCATCCCCGCCATCGTCGTCCTGCTGGCGCTGGTCCTGGCCTCGGGCAATGCCTACCTCATCAACCTGTGCGTCGTCGCCGCGATGACGACGCTGCCCGCGGTCGGCCTGTCGCTGCTGATGGGCTACACCGGGCAGATTTCGCTGGGCCACGCCGCCTTCGTCGGGCTCGGCGCCTACGCCTCGGCATTGCTGTGCAAGTCGCTGGGCCTGAACCCCTGGCTCGCTATCCCGCTGGCGACCGCGCTG
Above is a window of Variovorax sp. PMC12 DNA encoding:
- a CDS encoding branched-chain amino acid ABC transporter permease codes for the protein MTEFLQYLASGLVVGCIYGLVAVGFTAVYNVTGIVNFSQGDMSMLGALGAVGLIGLGLPMPVALLVSVLVVGLLGIAVERIAIRPAGSDVLRGIIITIGIGVALQGIAVIVWGTDAQPLPAFSGETPIDMGGVTVPPQALWVLGCAAALMLALYVFYTKTYIGKAFRACAMNPKAAGLMGIPNTAMRAIGFFLSSLVGAIAGVIVAPVALMQYDTGVFLGIKGFVACIIGGFGNPIGAALGGLVLGSLESLSTGYLSSGFKNAIAFVVLLGFLFLRPGGILGEMDTVKR